The DNA segment AaggtgttttattattttgtgtctTCCTCCATACATATGTATCAAGGAGTACATGAAATAGAAGCTCGTATTCCAGAAAATGGTTATGCAGCACATGACATGGATTTTTAGAAATGCAGTGCTAAAAAAGGGTATACGATTCGGTAACAtgtagtgtaataaataaataaataaaaacatacgcGAGAACGAAgctttatataacagggggtAAAGTGGCAGAAGGCTAATCTGATCTGAAGTGATACAGTCGTCCACTCTCATTGCCGGTTCGCAtatgcgttgccgaccttttaattATTGGTACGCTACGACCCTAAGTCGATCTTTCCTAAATACTTCAGTTTAAAGCTGGTTGCACATGGGAcagaaactgccttaaaaaccgCTCAGTTGTCGAATAGCGGATTGTCTTGTGCTGCAGcacaaatgaattttttttcaggtatcgaagatttttatatttatttatttatttcgtaatcctacagctaacataaattatatataattacaaataaatacactgcaaaatatagccaaagatggaatacaacatacattttactaaaaaaatgttcaaagatttacaaaagggaacaaacaaacaaaaactattCAATACAGTTAACTAAGCTtaatttggttgtgttgtgtgatggtgtgaaagtgtgggtatgtacgtgatggtgtgataaatactaattacacGTTCTATTAGATTGGACTATCGTGAATTGTATCAGGCGTTATAAATTAACAGCCATTCTCAGAACTCTTACACACGAAATTTAGTCAAGTACGcgaatttcattatttcattatttaatttatagcaaaacttaaaattttagttagaTATTAAGTACTTACCACTCTCACCGCCCTCCACGACATTAACTGTAAAATAAGTACTTAGttcaaaaattaacaatatcaacaaataaaataacttaaaaaaacgcAGTTCTTCTATAAACATATCTGAGATTCGTGTCAATACTAGTcggttaatttaataagtccTTACTCAAGGAAACTTctgtttattatgtaattagttaataaaacaacatcttaaccatattaaaaatcttttgttttaaataaatacatttatattagttaTGGTCGGTACTGTGTAaggagtttttttatagaacagggggcaaacgggcaggaggctcacctgctgttaacttaaaaaaaaagtgataccgccgcccatggacactctcaacgcCAAagtgctcgcgagtgcgttgccggccttttatgaattggtacgctcttttcttgaaggaccctaagtcgaattggttcggtaaTACTTTGAACAAGTGAGAGTCGCTTTGTTTGTCCCCAGATATCAATTTGATACTAAATgcaataatacttattatattgagATTCGATTTAAAGCCAACATAGCTAATAACGTTACTAAAGCCAGTTCTAAGTAAGACATTAAAGTGTTCCCTCCATGTTCGTTCAGGGTATGAAACAGACGAAACTAAAATTGTTTCCGATCGGCAAAGGTTtagattaaatttgaaaaatgaattttgtttGCCTAATGTTTCATTGGATTCAAGGAAAATATctgaatatacattaaaaaaataaccttaCCTTGACTCCCATCGTCGCTGGctgtaaaaaaaagttcatCAGCTAAAATTATATGTGGTTGACACAAactaattatcatatttttaaacatttaaacgcaaatttattacgtcatattttttattatgttataattgttGCCAAGTTAATAACAAGATCCGGATGTTTTTTTCACTGTTTACTATTAAACTAACGCAAACATTCAATGGGGAGGGAGGCCCATAGAACCGGTggaatttttgaaatcattaataaaataagattatcttcaatatttatcctctaatatacatttgtataatagaaatatcaaTACTTCAGTTGGTTTCATATTCAAGTGGTCTTATTAACGCCCaaaacctatctcaatccattattgactatctgagatagacatttaatccaaatattggtaaaagtgtgccaataaccgaTCGACGAATtctaatagccatctgtcatACAAgttatccatggtaggtcggatcggtgtttGTGGATAGACCCTTggatgaaaatgacagttcaactgtgtcaatatcctatcttaagattttaattgacaccagtttttaaaataattacaaatctaTTTgacatgttttaaacataaacatgtatattttaatattatttataaggttttatttactttatttggtttatattgattattaattaatatgagtgaaaaaaaaacgaagagattgcattatGTCCGTCgcaaaaaatggattgtcttcgtggttattgggatgcaggaGATCGATGGAACGTCATggtctcagattgttttcaatctgagattgtggattaattctttaattattgggttcgggcgtaagtgCGAAAATTTGTTCCCTGCCTTGCAGACGGATGTGCTTAGCATGTACAAATGCTATGCGAGTGTAAGTGATGCTAATTAAGGAAATATACTACGAGCTTTAGGATGTATGTAAGAGTACATCCTATACGGATGATGGTGGTCAATTGGCAATTCAGCATTCATTTtaggttaaaaaattatacttacgtAATGCCCGGGGTCGAGCACACACAACTCCAATGACGGCAATTACTAACAGAACaatctaaaacaaatgaaaatcaatACATTTACTAAAGTCTAGACATCACATTGCAATTAGCTAATATTTAATCTGTTAATaagcattatattatatagacatTGTAATTATGTGCATTAGTATTTTTGCAATTTGTCCTCTATCGTACTGAAGATACTAAGTGTGATGtaagtaatgtaattatataaaaaaaaaatcagactttttgggtctaagacatgtcggttccATCACGATGTATTCAGAAACAAACtcgattggtgcacagccggggatcgaacctacgacctcaggtatgagagttgACGTTGTGGCCAAGCTAACACTACTCAAAATGTAAGGATTAAGGCATCATTTAGTTTTAGGTATATAAGCAACAATTTAGTTGTCATATGTGGTATATCAAGACACCAAAGAGATGGGATTGAAAATAGAAGAGATGTAAAAAATGAGAGGTATGTCACCCGAACTCTATTTAATTCCCTTTTAGgataagaaaatatacatacatagccAAAAGGAATATGAAATGCACTTTATATaggaattattgaattttttttaataaaaaacataaatatatgacTTTTTTTGAtcgtaaaatattgtttgatgtttCCTGTATAAGGTTTacgaaaacaaattaattcacaactcacttaaatatttaaattacattaataaagattgataaacataattaaatactcaCAGTTAATTTTGTCATCTTCTGTACTTTAGGGTTTTTGTTAACAACAGTTTCGTTTAGACTGatcttaaatttgtttatgatCAAATAAATAGAACATTTGATCTGaacgaaattataaaaacggtTGAAATGATAACCTTCTAAACTTACAAagataagttatttaaaagtaaataaaaaaaatcttcgaATTGTTTTTAGCTTGTGacggcacaggaggctgataattaatttacatacctTGATTGATAAATGGTCATGAAATCGATATAGCAATCTGAGCCCCAGAAATCAAAAGATCCAAGCCACATACAACCAACCATATAAAACCAAGATCACATACATTGATAAGTTATATGCTCTTAGGAAACCGGAACTATTACAAACGATTGCaattcaaaatacatataagtaaaatacacttataaacgtttaacaaaaaatatatatgagatGCTTCTAATCTTTCATTACTTCCAGTtgtcaaatcaagggcgtagaacggaagagaagaactggcaataaactctccgcaaGTTTTCagtcgccaagttttttgtttcacacaacgtttgtaaggagctgcatcCATTACACCAAGTTCCAGATGACATCTCAatcgaaataaattattaaaataataaagttttccaATTCTTTTAAAGAGTTATAAGACTGGCACTGCACTAGGAAGCCCTCTAGCAttcagtgtccatgggcatcacttaacatcacatAAGTATCTCGTTTGCCttctattctttaaaaaaatcgaaataataaattaataaaaccggCATTTATGcagtttataagtgtacataagTTTTTCATAtgattaaatgatattttttattaagagaaCCGGTATGGAGGTCAGTGTTAGTGTAAAAATagcttttttgttttgttgacaCCACTTACGTCATTATATTAAGATAGTAATCTTGTAGTATAAACGGaacgatgttttttttccCGCAgtgtgtattaaattaatatagcctttattgACAATCttgtaagttatatttttagttaataacgAAATTCAgttaaagtaaatgtaaatattatttcctattagACACCGGTTTCTCGATCATCTTGCTTTTCAACATAGGCTTCTCCATGTGTTCTCCACAAATATCTCTTGCTTTCCTCGCAGTgtgtattaattttgatataattatgttCTTATTGACTAACACAACAGTTTGTGTTAGTCAAGTAAGACCCATACTATTTTAGCGATaagttaataaacttaattttaagtatcttCGTAATAAGGATTTGAAATGATTGtaggttattttaaaatctactgTACACCATCAAACGCTGGTCCATTGTAAATGGTAACATGCCGATTTCAATCGggttctattaatattaaacatatatatgtaatattaacaaGTAACTTTaggttacatatttattaactacGGAACTGAACGCATCTAACAGGGAAATCATTGCGGTGAAACGTAACTTTGAAGGCTCAAAGGAAATAGGAATATATGAAcatattgaaattcaaattaataataaaaaaaacttcattcAATAACAATTCattgtttaagtaaatattcgAGCCCCTGAAGAAAGTCTAGAGAGTACAGTTCTCCTTAGACTTACTTCAGAGTACTCTGATACTCTTCCAACGGTTTAACAAAATTGTAACTTaacttttgttattaataacatgatatataaaaaatatagaaagctaagacttattactaaaataaagataCAGGTTTGCATGGTTGAGATATTTGTACACACCAGAAGTAAATGACTGTGATGTTAGGGATGGGATGGAGTGTGgtagtgtaaaataaaaattaatgatatataatgaaacatatacataatagatgcgtttttattaactaacatAGATTTTTGAATATGTTCAGTTGCCTGACATGCTGATATTCTCACGATATTATCTTTCACGCAAGGCAAAACGTTTGGCTCACAGCCGAGGACGAAAGAACGATCTGTGTGGgaagaattattataaaaaaaaattattgcaatattttcttgtctattgttttttttttgttaacttaTTTAAGTCATCACGTTCTTGATAAAGTGTAATTtccttaaacaaaattaaataatacaagcacataaattagtattttacataaaatacattatttaccttGATTGTTACGGAAAAGTGTgcttatgaatttaaatgtgAACATTATCAAATGTTTATCGCGATGTTCCCATAGTAAAGTTCAGTAATTTCTTGATGAAAATATGCAGGTATTCGTGCATATCGTAAAATCTGTATGGgaaacatatataaacattatatataatatttttggataTAAACGCGTGATATACTTACTCACTTATTCATATCTTCGTATATGAATGAAggcgtaattaaaataaaactgattaaaacaaagaaaatttaaattcctaTTATTcatggtattttttaaatgattgatATCTTAATGGAGTTTGGTTGTAATAACAATGatttctatgaaaaataatacggAAAGCTGTCAGCACAACTATACAAATCCTTCTAGTGATCTAATCtctgattaaaattaattaattcatttaattatggtAGCATtgcttacataatacatacaattaaatagtTGTTTACAAACTGATTTTTGACACAGATGACCATGCCCCGTTCTTGACATAAATGAGTCTAATGCTATTGTCTGAAATCTCAATCTTTAACTTTCAAGCTTTCAGGTCGTGGGTTCGAGCTTCGGCTGTGAATtgcttaaatgttattatttttcgagttattaacaaagaaaaagataaatttattttcatctaattttgttaaaagcaATTGCAATTTTTAACCTGCACGAAAatccttcaaaaacatttttctagaGGTGATTCCGAATCAAATGAGCCATCGCTCATGTTTTTGGAACTTGTTGACTAGACTATATGCCATTGTTTACCTGCAGCCCTTGattcaaatattacatttctatCGTAATGTCCTTCGTTCGCTCATTTTGAGGAAGAATACGGTGACacagtttataaaatgtatttttaggacattaataaaaacaaaagttatgtttattttttatttttttattatacttcttttgtcACGATaggaaaaaatgatgagagtataTTCACATAAGTGTCgattttctacaaaaaaaaaaatacggcaaaagacaatttttttttaaagattttatcttATTGCGAAACCAACTTCTAACGTGTGTACATAAGTTCACATGTTTTTTTACCAGTTCAGTGGTAGTGAGTAAAGTTTAGTTTGCGTAGTGCGTTAACTTCAAAGGTCTCACGATTGAAAAATAGAACCATTTTCTTTTTGTtcctgttaagtatgtttttttttccttattgtatttgtaatatgtatttttgcatttcTTGTCTacctatgtaatttaatacattttttttctttactcaAAGTAAGTtccctggaagaaatcgctcgataGCGATGAgaccgccagttgcttttcattaaattacgatcaatttttttcttttatgtaatgcaacgaagtgctaataaataaataaacctatttttttttcttggagAAATGCATTGTGCATACCTTACCACGGCGCGACTGCTTGGAGAGTTATGTGGGACACGctattgtgcatacccactaaaaccccaagccCCACCAACCTTAAAACCAAAACTAACTCTGACAATGCAATATTTCTGTACAATtagttacttaataatttagttttaataagtcTTTCCCTTTACCGATACTTTATCAGTTCCTTAGATCAGTAACGTATAAAATGATTAACCtattattccaaaaaaaaaactgttattgATTTGTAGTAGACGAGCGATTGAATTATTTCCttgatttacaaattttatcgAAAACATGTTTATAACTCAAGCATGTACAGTTTGATGTTATTGTTAGGTACGTGTGACATTAATCTTGAAATTCTAATACAAAACCAACCTAAGAGatgtttaatcaaataattatcacGTTCGAGCTAATTTTGCggaatgacaattgacatttaaGGAAAAAGACATCGTGCGATGTTGGAtaatcaattcaatttcaataattcttttgcgtttcacaaacatttaaagtggtacatatacattaataaaaattagatgTTTGCTATTAATATCGCGACTTCTTGTCGATATTAGTTCGCGGAAGTTAAGTAGTATTtagttttactattaattacttaccATGTCGCGTGGACCATGGTGTAAAGGTTTTAGCttctaacaaatatttataaaacaaaaagttggcgattaaagagtggcggagagtttattgccagttcttgtcCGTTCTAGtcccttgatttaagaactggcagtaaatgttacattagtagcatttaatatgtatttctttattcatgttcatgtacattgtgttacctaaatgagcatgattgtaaatttatgtaaaataatattggatattttagattaataatattgtatggaAGCCAGAGAACCTGCGACTGGTCTGGTGTTTTAGCTGCACTAAGCCTGGTTTAGTTTTATAGATAATTGAGTTAATAataccataaaataaatatgtttccgTTCCTATTAAGCACGCTCAGACTATATGaattttgtgttattgtgctaataatcaaagaataaaataaggtcatttaatattaaaaaaattatacctaactcaagatttaattaaattgtttaaatcgCACCGCAATATTTATCATCTATGCAGTTATAGTTCATCAATGCAGTTTCGTAAAACCTTAAATAAtgtctaaattaataaaacattacgaAATACGCGACTGGTCGTTAATTTCTGAAGgcctaatttaaaaactacgcAAGCTCCTCGCCCGCCTgtacattacatacaataagGTCGTCTATACGGAATATATAAGAATGCATTAAAATAATCCGCGCAGTATTAGGGCAGAAGAGGACCAAGCAACAAGCAAGTaagtaatttacttattaattaataatttgccTTAGTGACTAATTTTCAAAGTTCAGGTTGGTcttattttaaagtgtaaagtCGTGCTTTATTCAGAAGAGTTAAAATGTAAGTTATCAtaaagtagtaaattaatattgggtttatttcgtttttgtgataagaaataaatgtagtTTAATCAGTTCTCTGTCATCGGAAATCAGAAAGAAAAGTTGGAATCCTGGATAGGAAAaaattttttctaaattcttCACTAagtgtttcataaaaaaattgaattgatcaatgCAGAACTTATGTCAGGAATTTtgattgtaaatgtttttttaaatctcatatggaaagaaataaattattaaactaaaatttaaattaacgaaCATGCattagaacattttaaatttgagtaTGACCTAAATatcaaattctattttattatcccCAGTATAATACGTAATCTTATATTATCCTCCTATATATCTCCTTTCCAGAATGAAGACAATTTTAGTTTTGGCAGCAATTGTAGCGGCTGCAGTTGCCTTACCCGCAGATACCTACAACCCAGCATATGACAACTTCAATGCGCAGGAGTTGGTTGACAATGATCGtctacttaaaaattatggaAAATGTTTCCTAGAACAAGGACCGTGCACAGCTGAGGGACATGACTTcaaaagtaagtaattttaaccACTTTTCCACagctgcgcgtttttctaggcagtttttagccgcgcaccaccactttgtggaaccagctgcccactgaagtatttccgaaccaattcgacttagggtcct comes from the Pieris rapae chromosome 3, ilPieRapa1.1, whole genome shotgun sequence genome and includes:
- the LOC111002646 gene encoding allergen Tha p 1, which translates into the protein MKTILVLAAIVAAAVALPADTYNPAYDNFNAQELVDNDRLLKNYGKCFLEQGPCTAEGHDFKKVIPEALRTNCGKCTPKQRELIRTVVHGFKTKLPKMWEEIVRKEDPKNEYTAAFNEFLAASN